In the genome of Thermoleophilia bacterium, one region contains:
- a CDS encoding DsrE/DsrF/DrsH-like family protein has product MKESVAQAEADGAEPIKKVSVIISKGSLEGIYPGLIMANGARMEGIEASVFFTFFGLDAINKSRNENIKVSTVGNPGLHLATIVGGLPGVSSMVTRKLAGEMEKLDIPPVAEFVEMISDSGAPLYGCKASVDLFGLSKDDFVPQVDDIITVGEFYDYAAGGQIIFT; this is encoded by the coding sequence ATGAAAGAGTCGGTCGCACAGGCCGAGGCCGACGGCGCCGAACCGATCAAGAAGGTCTCGGTAATCATCTCCAAGGGCTCGCTGGAGGGCATCTACCCGGGCCTGATCATGGCCAATGGAGCCCGCATGGAGGGAATCGAGGCCAGCGTCTTCTTCACCTTCTTCGGCCTGGACGCGATCAACAAATCCAGGAACGAAAACATCAAGGTCTCGACCGTCGGGAACCCGGGTCTGCATCTGGCCACCATTGTCGGTGGCCTCCCCGGAGTGTCGTCGATGGTTACCAGGAAGCTGGCCGGGGAGATGGAGAAGCTCGACATCCCGCCGGTTGCCGAATTCGTCGAAATGATCTCCGACTCCGGAGCTCCGCTCTACGGGTGCAAGGCTTCGGTGGATCTGTTCGGGCTGAGCAAAGACGACTTCGTCCCCCAAGTCGACGACATCATCACGGTCGGCGAGTTCTACGACTACGCCGCCGGCGGCCAGATCATCTTCACCTGA
- a CDS encoding TusE/DsrC/DsvC family sulfur relay protein, with translation MSTATYADTPVEVDAEGFMTDPDQWNELIAEQIAAENGVDSLTDHHWMVVNYMRKAYLEDGAAPSIRTLGKASGVPIKELYQLFPKGPAKKAAKIAGIPKPRGCI, from the coding sequence ATGAGCACCGCCACCTACGCAGACACGCCGGTCGAAGTCGATGCTGAAGGCTTCATGACTGACCCCGATCAGTGGAACGAACTGATCGCCGAGCAGATCGCCGCCGAGAACGGAGTAGATTCGCTCACCGACCACCACTGGATGGTGGTCAACTACATGCGGAAGGCCTACCTGGAAGACGGCGCGGCACCTTCGATCAGAACCCTCGGCAAGGCATCCGGAGTCCCGATCAAGGAGCTGTACCAGCTGTTCCCCAAGGGACCTGCGAAAAAGGCGGCCAAGATCGCCGGTATCCCCAAGCCACGCGGCTGCATCTAG
- a CDS encoding PAC2 family protein, with the protein MDHLRWEMNPPKLRNPILVCAFRGWNDAASAASSALETLCDSLEVDVLAEIDPEEYFDFQANRPTISFTDSKHRRIEWPRNTFIAARAQGAERDLVLLDGTEPNLKWRTYSETIVKVAEFLKVDKVVVLGSLIAEVAHTLPVPITGLATDEAMVKMLDLEHSNYEGPTGIVGVIHDRCRAAGLPSASLWAAVPHYVAAIPNPKAALALSERLERITGVAADVSGLEDETVAYEEQIGRAVSADPEVEELVSRIESEQRERHSSDIEVPSGDSIAMEFQRFLKQQDRDK; encoded by the coding sequence ATGGATCATCTGCGATGGGAGATGAACCCGCCGAAACTCCGCAATCCGATTCTCGTCTGCGCCTTCCGCGGATGGAACGACGCTGCCTCGGCCGCGTCCTCGGCGCTGGAGACCCTCTGCGACTCGCTCGAGGTCGACGTGCTGGCCGAGATCGACCCCGAGGAGTATTTCGACTTCCAGGCGAACCGGCCGACGATCAGCTTCACCGACAGCAAGCACCGCCGGATCGAATGGCCGCGCAACACCTTCATCGCCGCCCGCGCCCAGGGCGCCGAGCGGGACCTGGTCCTGCTCGACGGCACCGAGCCCAACCTCAAGTGGCGCACCTACTCGGAGACGATCGTCAAGGTCGCCGAGTTCCTCAAGGTGGACAAGGTGGTCGTGCTCGGCTCCCTGATCGCCGAAGTCGCCCACACCCTCCCGGTGCCGATCACCGGGCTGGCGACCGATGAGGCGATGGTCAAGATGCTCGACCTCGAGCACTCCAACTACGAAGGCCCGACCGGCATCGTCGGCGTGATCCACGACCGCTGCCGCGCCGCCGGCCTGCCCTCCGCCTCACTCTGGGCCGCCGTGCCCCATTACGTTGCCGCGATCCCGAACCCGAAGGCCGCCCTCGCCTTGAGCGAACGGCTTGAACGAATTACCGGCGTCGCCGCCGACGTCTCCGGTCTCGAAGACGAGACGGTCGCCTACGAAGAGCAGATCGGCCGCGCCGTCTCCGCCGACCCCGAGGTCGAAGAACTGGTCAGCCGAATCGAAAGCGAACAGCGCGAGCGCCACTCATCCGACATCGAAGTCCCCAGCGGCGACTCGATCGCCATGGAGTTCCAAAGGTTCCTGAAGCAGCAGGACCGAGACAAGTAG
- a CDS encoding HDIG domain-containing protein yields MVELTPGQAFSGRYVCARKDRLTARNGSGYLSLELRDKSGSIPARIFRDVDQIGLRFERGDVIRVKGKAERFRGVLSAELEDAVKDETATDPTEFLPTAYRDREELEGFLEHLTREVHNAGLRNVVETLLFKGPQAEEFRRAPCTRAGHHAYVGGLIEHTVAVATLVTETCVLHPRLNSDLLMAAALIHDIGKTEEFTYGAEIGLSERGKALGHLHLGAEMITEASTALERGERDALMSTVMCHHGTDALRLRHFPSPEAIALYRLNALDAGVKTALEHGIK; encoded by the coding sequence GTGGTCGAATTGACCCCCGGCCAGGCCTTCTCCGGGCGTTACGTATGCGCCCGCAAGGACCGCCTGACCGCTCGCAACGGGTCCGGCTACCTCAGCCTCGAACTGCGTGACAAGTCGGGCTCTATTCCGGCGCGCATCTTCCGCGACGTCGACCAGATCGGCCTGCGCTTCGAGCGCGGCGACGTGATCCGGGTCAAGGGCAAGGCCGAGCGCTTCCGCGGAGTCCTCAGCGCCGAGCTCGAGGACGCCGTCAAGGACGAGACCGCTACGGACCCGACCGAGTTCCTGCCGACCGCCTACCGCGACCGTGAGGAGCTCGAAGGCTTCCTCGAGCACCTGACCCGCGAAGTCCACAATGCCGGCCTGCGGAACGTTGTCGAGACACTCCTCTTCAAGGGCCCGCAGGCCGAAGAGTTCCGGCGGGCGCCCTGCACCCGGGCGGGTCACCACGCTTACGTCGGCGGGCTGATCGAGCACACAGTCGCGGTCGCCACCCTGGTCACCGAGACCTGCGTCCTCCACCCGCGGCTGAACTCGGACCTGCTGATGGCCGCGGCCCTGATCCACGACATCGGCAAGACCGAGGAGTTCACCTACGGAGCCGAGATCGGCCTGAGCGAGCGCGGTAAGGCGCTCGGCCACCTCCACCTCGGCGCCGAGATGATCACCGAGGCTTCAACCGCACTCGAGCGCGGTGAGCGGGACGCCTTGATGTCGACAGTGATGTGCCACCACGGCACCGACGCCCTGCGCCTGCGCCACTTCCCTTCGCCCGAAGCGATCGCGCTCTACCGCCTGAACGCCCTCGACGCCGGCGTCAAGACCGCACTCGAGCATGGCATCAAGTGA